One Silene latifolia isolate original U9 population chromosome 4, ASM4854445v1, whole genome shotgun sequence DNA segment encodes these proteins:
- the LOC141651185 gene encoding uncharacterized protein LOC141651185, with protein sequence MGYVHERLGQLENMCNTLMRMAADGNFGGTPKVKPPTPHKYSRARDSKEVDNFLFDMEQLFRASALDETLKVTTASMYLIDDAKQWWRSKYAEIKAGSIVLESWDNFKRLFKEQFYPENTDFLARRKLKSLKHTGSIREYVKAYSTCMLEINDMTEKDRVFQFVDGLTEWAQREIMRQRPESLSAAMTVAERLVDYYSEREAAQKKGEFNTLKKNLSKMSVEPNPEGTDHEVDPGDDDEFNDQGEVARMGAVHMMCSMEKGTNISEAKSTELMYVEVKINEICTRAMIDTGASHNFFTPDEAKRLGMEINREGGRMKAVNSTAKPIQGVAKDVVIKMGEWSGKLDFTSVPRDDFNIFLGMDFLKRTPTFLAPHNCSLMMVGSNPCLVKAVGGDRKMKGPLLSVMQLNRGLQKGEPTYLCTVSMKEDTSAESEEPLIMRVLEDNKDLMPDSLPISLPPRRSVDHQIELLPGTRPPSRGPYCMAPPELAELRKQLDNLIRSGSIRPSKTSYGAEEYMQQYERLLHNTESEINV encoded by the exons ATGGGCTATGTCCACGAGAGGCTCGGACAGCTTGAGAACATGTGTAATACATTGATGAGAATGGCCGCAGACGGGAATTTTGGTGGGACTCCCAAGGTGAAGCCGCCTACACCCCACAAGTATAGTAGGGCGAGAGACTCGAAAGAAGTCGACAACTTCCTCTTCGACATGGAGCAATTATTCCGAGCGAGTGCGCTCGATGAGACCCTGAAGGTCACTACCGCAAGCATGTATCTAATCGATGATGCCAAACAATGGTGGCGCTCCAAATACGCCGAGATTAAGGCAGGGAGCATAGTGCTGGAGTCATGGGATAATTTCAAACGACTCTTCAAGGAACAATTCTATCCGGAGAATACCGACTTCCTAGCTCGAAGAAAACTCAAGAGCTTGAAGCATACGGGTTCTATCCGGGAGTACGTGAAAGCCTACTCGACGTGTATGCTAGAGATAAATGATATGACCGAGAAGGACCGCGTGTTCCAGTTCGTCGATGGTTTGACAGAGTGGGCTCAACGAGAGATCATGCGACAGAGACCCGAGTCCCTCTCCGCTGCAATGACCGTGGCCGAGAGACTAGTCGATTATTACTCCGAGCGTGAAGCGGCGCAGAAAAAG GGGGAGTTCAACACCCTCAAGAAGAATTTATCTAAGATGTCGGTTGAACCAAACCCCGAAGGGACGGACCATGAAGTCGACCCGGGGGATGATGACGAGTTCAACGATCAGGGAGAAGTGGCACGGATGGGCGCGGTGCACATGATGTGTTCGATGGAAAAAGGCACCAACATTTCCGAGGCCAAGTCCACTGAGCTCATGTACGTTGAAGTAAAAATTAACGAAATTTGCACTCGTGCCATGATAGACACGGGAGCCTCCCACAATTTTTTTACCCCAGATGAGGCGAAGCGGCTCGGGATGGAGATAAACCGAGAAGGAGGAAGGATGAAAGCTGTTAACTCCACTGCTAAGCCGATTCAGGGCGTGGCCAAAGATGTAGTGATCAAGATGGGTGAATGGAGCGGAAAGCTCGACTTTACCAGTGTCCCGAGGGATGACTTCAATATTTTCCTCGGAATGGATTTTCTAAAGCGAACACCGACCTTCCTGGCACCCCATAATTGTTCCCTTATGATGGTTGGGTCAAACCCTTGCTTGGTGAAGGCCGTGGGAGGAGATCGCAAGATGAAGGGACCCCTCCTTTCGGTGATGCAATTGAATAGAGGACTTCAAAAGGGCGAGCCAACTTATTTGTGTACCGTGTCCATGAAAGAGGACACTTCTGCCGAATCAGAGGAACCTTTGATAATGCGGGTGTTGGAGGACAACAAGGACTTGATGCCAGATTCTTTACCTATTAGTCTTCCACCTCGACGCTCGGTAGACCATCAAATCGAGCTTCTCCCAGGGACAAGACCTCCTTCTCGAGGACCATACTGCATGGCGCCTCCGGAATTAGCTGAACTCCGAAAGCAGCTAGATAATTTGATTCGCTCGGGGTCGATTCGACCTTCTAAAACTTCATATGGAgctgaaga GTATATGCAACAGTATGAGAGACTGTTGCACAACACTGAGAGCGAGATTAACGTgtaa